Part of the Mus caroli chromosome 1, CAROLI_EIJ_v1.1, whole genome shotgun sequence genome, ccattgatgccaagtTGGGACCAAGGATTGAACATGGGGGCTTTGGGAGACAGGCACTCCAGATCCAAGCTACAACAGCCCTCTTCACCCAGCTttggagaaaaatttaaaagtgagaAGTAAAGTTTACATCGAAAAGCCTGGCGCGTATCTCTAAGAGGAATATGGGCAACAAATATAAGGAATTTGAGGCTGCTGAAGATGCAAGGCAATTTAATGGACATTTGGGTTAACATCTTAGGCATAGTTCTCAGTAGATTCCTGGGAGTTGGCTGTTGAGCTACTGGTGGAAGGAGGATGAAGACCGAGATAGTTCTATTGGGTCCAACAGTCCATTCTAATAGATTCTGCAGAAGCCTGGCACATGAACAGGAAGGCTTGTATATTTAAGACTATTTGTAACATGTTGTTCAGTCGGGATGGAAACAGGAAGCTCTGGAGTGACGCTTCCTCCCTCCTAAAGCAGATGCAGCTAGTACCTCCCATGCCCCTGGACCTCTCAGGATTCTCACTCGCTCTTCCTGTCTGTGCCCCTAGCTTCTCACTCTTGGAAATTTAGACAAGGGTTCCACATTTGTACTTGTTTAGCACATCAGACTAGCAAGAAACGACACCCTCTCCCTACAGGTAGATACCTCAACCAGTGGCTTTCAGAGGTGCTGTGTAGACTCCAGTCCTGCACTGTGCAGATAGATCTGTGGTAAATGCTCATGGCTTCCCTGCAAGGCTGAGTCTCATTGCCAACTAGGGTAGTAGCTTGGTGACACATGCTTTGCTGTTCTCTAATTCCGTATCACGGAGCCACTTTATAACAGTGTTTCCTGTGTCCCCATAACTGCTTGCACCCACATTCTTGTCACTGGTATAGTTTAGAGTGAGCCAAACTAAGACATCTTTATTATGTGGCCTCCTATAGGACATCTCTGTGTGCCAGGCAGAACAAGAACTCTGAGGAAACAGATTCAGGGAGTAAGCCAGTAACTGTTTCCTGTTACTTGGCCTACATATTAGTTACTGTTGCCATAGTAACATCAAAAGGGCTGGTGCTGGTGAAACTAATGCTTCCAGGGGAAAACCCAAAAGAAATTACCCCTGAGCAGCATGGCCAACTGAAGAACGTCTCAGTctgcacacatgcagagacaaGAACAATATTTAATAGCTGGTAAAGCTGGGCTCTGGTCAAATCCTAAGAATTGATTACACAATGTGTATGGGCCCCATACTTGTAATGTCAgaatttgggaagctgaggcaggaggacttctaCGAGTTTGAGGACATCTTGGGATATAGagcgagaccttgtctccaaatccATGATTCCTGGCCTCTGAGACATACACATCTCATGAGCAGAGTCCTAGCAGCCGGGGTAGATACTGCGAAAGGGACAAAGGCTCACTTCTGATTAGCAATTCTGGTAGAGTATAGGTGATGATAAAGATGGTAGGTGGTGAGTATAGATAAAATCCTGGGCTAAAATGAAGTCAAGCTAGATCATGCACATGCCGTGTGCTATGATAATCATACTAACCACAAAGaaattatatgtatgtctatgcagtCTTCCTATGAACCATACGTGAAGCTGGGTTTTTCTCTTTGTGATAAAGATGGGACCTGGGGCCTTGCAGGtgctaggcaagaactcaagaaactaaacagttgtacatcctccctcccttccttctttccttcctttctttagctTACTTTGAATGAAAACTTTGAAGATGAACTTTCTTTCATAGTTTTAACCATTTCTTTGCTCCTATTGAATGCAGTGGGCTAATATTAGACCTTGAGAGGGACCAGCTGAGTACCTCACCGGCGTAACTCGCTCTACCTAGAAGCCATGTCTCTTATAGAATTTGGCCCGGGCAAGGACATCATCCACTAAGTCACCGTCTATGTCTGCTGGAGTGACAATAGTTTCCATCCCCGACTTAAAAGCAGTCAGACCACCTGAAACAAAACACATGGGTTTAGATTCCAATCTCAGCTGTCAGCAGAAATAAGacatgagccccccccccccagtacatCACCTCACCTCCCTCCAGGCAAATAGTCCAGAGCAGTAAGTCTTCTCTTTACATAGCCCAGATCTGACAGGACTAACACAAGATTgtaacattttctcatttattcaacAACTCATTCAtcaattcatccatccatccatccacccaacaTGTTTTTAAAGCACCTATTATGTCAGAAAGTTCCCTCACTGAGTACAAGGTACCCAAGACCTGTTCATTTCTCACGAGGGCTTGTATGCACGCATGCACTATTTTACCCTAGAGGTTCGTCCGAAGTCATTATTGATATATTTAAAGGAGTTGTGTTTGATGCTGGTTGTTCTCATTCCTGCCTTTGAAGACCTTGAGATATAACAGAAAACTCTTTGCTCAGAGTTCAGACTATGAAAGGATGGAAAGAGATAATCCATGTAAATATGGAAAGCATGATCCTGTGAGAGGCAAAATGAGAAACTGATCCGTAGGGAGAAACAGCGAGTGAatctaagggggaaaaaatctgtttttctggCTGTGATGACTGGCTGCATCGGTGTCTCCAaatacagaacaaaaacaaaagacaaaaacaaaaaaacaaacaaagaaagaaacaaaaagagaacgCTATGAGTTAATTCCATCTCTTTAAGGGGCTCTGAGTTCAGccaaatagaattttttttttcacttagacTTCTCCAAGTTAAACAAAGCTCTGAAATTTCTCAGAGTAAAAGTTTATTcaaacaatttgaaaaaaattgtagTGTTGGCccgaaaagggaaaaaaaaaaactatgagaaTGTAAACACTGTTTTAAACTATTCTGTTAGCGCTTATGCTGCCACTCTGTGGCTTAATAGTTGACCAGAGGTACAGTTAGAAGCCCAACATCTAGCAGGAAGGTAAAGGATGTGAAGTCATGCAGGGCTCAGAGGATGCTAAGGCCTTCTTGAGATGGGCTTCCTCCAAGCCAGCCCACTGGGGATGCTTCCTGGGGGTCTGAGGCACAGTTACTTTCAGTAGTCTCATTTGCTGCCCATTTAAATAAAGCACAAGGCATGGGCCTACCTTTCAGGTGCTGAGCTGTATTCCAGGTGGGAAATTTCCTCTTCATTGCCTTAATTCTTTCTGTTAGAATCCCAACAGACTGTAGAAGGTGTTCCTTGCTATCCCAGGAACCAATAGGATGGTACATATTTTTATCAAGCTAGAAAATTCAAACAATCATGTCAGTATCTGGGCACGGTGGCACCGTTTCTGCTGTTCCTAGGTCTCTCCCGTTGTATTCAAGTTCAAATACCAGATTTCAGCATCTTTCCTCTAATCCAAGAAAGTCTACATTCTAATGTCTTGTCTCTCATAGACAAGAGCGTCAGAGAAAGCTTTGTTTGGGAGAAGCTCACTAGGAGacggggaaagaggaagggggaggagaaggaaaaagatttCAAAGCAAATACTTAGTATCCAATTTCTAGCCATTCCGGATGAAAATTACACAGCTAATTCAAATATAATATTGTTTGTAGCCAGGCTTGGTGATACATATAATCCCAGTACTACTaggcaggaagaccagcaggCAAGCTCCTGTCGCGCATGGGTTACAAAGTGTCcggttagccgggcgtggtggcgcacgcctttaatcccagcactcgggaggcagaggcaggcggatttctgagttcgaggccagcctggtctacaaagtgNNNNNNNNNNNNNNNNNNNNNNNNNNNNNNNNNNNNNNNNNNNNNNNNNNNNNNNNNNNNNNNNNNNNNNNNNNNNNNNNNNNNNNNNNNNNNNNNNNNNNNNNNNNNNNNNNNNNNNNNNNNNNNNNNNNNNNNNNNNNNNNNNNNNNNNNNNNNNNNNNNNNNNNNNNNNNNNNNNNNNNNNNNNNNNNNNNNNNNNNNNNNNNNNNNNNNNNNNNNNNNNNNNNNNNNNNNNNNNNNNNNNNNNNNNNNNNNNNNNNNNNNNNNNNNNNNNNNNNNNNNNNNNNNNNNNNNNNNNNNNNNNNNNNNNNNNNNNNNNNNNNNNNNNNNNNNNNNNNNNNNNNNNNNNNNNNNNNNNNNNNNNNNNNNNNNNNNNNNNNNNNNNNNNNNNNNNNNNNNNNNNNNNNNNNNNNNNNNNNNNNNNNNNNNNNNNNNNNNNNNNNNNNNNNNNNNNNNNNNNNNNNNNNNNNNNNNNNNNNNNNNNNNNNNNNNNNNNNNNNNNNNNNNNNNNNNNNNNNNNNNNNNNNNNNNNNNNNNNNNNNNNNNNNNNNNNNNNNNNNNNNNNNNNNNNNNNNNNNNNNNNNNNNNNNNNNNNNNNNNaaaaaaaaaaaaaaaagaaatgcccaaTGGCTATCTTGTATGAAACACCACAAGTGTCACAGAATAAGGTGCGCCCATACACCTGTGTGTTCCATCCTGGAATGGACTTTTGAGCTTCTGCATGGAGAGCTGAAGTTGGGGTGATGGAGTCTCTGGCTCCCTACCTGCATCAAGCCAAACCTCTGCCCCTTATGGTCCCAGCCATTTTGCAGGACAGCCCCGCCGTGGCTTTCCCTGGAGATGATGGCAGCGATGAGGGCTGGGTCAATACAGTGTCTCTGCCCCACTTCTTTGATGAGAATCCGGTAAGGTTTTATGGCTTTCAAATCCATCTCGGCAAACATTTCCGAACCGTGGATCCCTATGTTGGCAGAAAAGAAACGGATTCCCTCTGCTGCAGAAGGGGACCAGTCCTGGGTCTACTAGTTTAGCCTCAGCTTCTGACCACGCCCACAAGCTCAGGGCAATCATTCTAACTGTAGAAACCCAGTGGCCATCAACACCTGCAGGAGCCTCTGCAgctgtttctccctctccttcctgccaAGACGCTGCATTGAGGGGACTAGGAATCAGGGTTTTAATCCAGCTTTGCAACCGGCTAGTTCTGTGCCAGTGGATGTGGTCTGTGTGTTGAGAACACGGACTTATTTGTGACCTTGCATGAGGAAGGTTTGGGCATGGGATTGCAAAGGAGAGAGGTGTCAAAAATGAGAGGCTCTGCTTAGAAGACTCGTGATGCACCATGGACTgagcaaagcaaaaccagaatTGAAACTTTAATTTATGGAATTGTTTTGCTATGCCAAAATCAACACATCCAGACAGGGTTTAGAAAGAATCaagagataaaaggaaaaaaaaatagtttgataGGTtagctaggattttttttttcttttgatagagTCTCACAGGGTAGCCCTAGCTGGACTAGAACTCCAAATacagaccagtggttctcaaccttcctaatgctgtgaccctataacacagttcctcatgtggttcCTCCAGCCATatgttatttcataactgtagttttgctactgttacaaatcataatgtaaatatctgatatgtaacccctgTGGAGGATCATTTGACCCTTATCTCCCCAGATGCattgggacccacaggttgagaaccactgatctaagcctttcctctgcctctggagagTTGGGGCTCAGGTGTACGCCACCGCACCCAGCTTATTTTCTTAACTTCTGATTTTGActcctggttgttgttgttattacagTGTTGGCACCGTTTCAAAACTAATTACCTCCTGAGAAAACTCTGCAAATGACAATGGAGAACGGGGGAAGGACCCTGCTCCATGTTGTACTTACCACAGTTCATCAGATTATTTATGTCACAGGGGGCCCCAAAAGTCTCCATGGTCATGATGTCCCCATAGCAGCCATGGTACAGACGAGGGTGCACATGAGGGTTCACGGAGTGCACGGAGTGAGTGTATGAGCCCCTGGCAGTGCCTGGAAGGCAGAATAATTACTTATCTAAAGTCTGTGAGAAATATTACTtgacctggacacacacacacacacacacacagctatgcaACAGTAGAGACCATAACTTATTCTGCTCAATGACTTTTTCTACCAAAGATtcatcaaacaaagcaaaaactacTCTTTCCAATTTTGATTGCAAACTTTGTTTTAACTTCTGGGCATTATTCCAGAGCACTATGGGAATGTGTGTGAAAATCAGTGCATATAGGTTtcagataggttttttttttttttttttttttgcatttccccGTAAGAATGAAGGTGGCCACAGAACTtttttccccagcactgggatccaACTAGGGacctcttgcacacacacaggacatgTTCTCCAGCACTGAGCTGTGTCCCTACCCAGCATGAGACTCAGAGAAGATTCTAAAGCAACTTCTGATACCAATGCTCCTGGGCATGGAAACAGCTAAATGAAAACATCACGTGATAGGATTGCATGTTCATGTGCAATCCCATTATAGTTATATGTTTAAAGAAACAATGCAAAGATGAACCAAAGACCAATGAGAATTGATAAGGGAAGGAACAGGGCTAGATACTAgatgttgggggttggtctggtgctgcttaTATTCATATGCAATTCTGTGCCCCAAGATCTGTGCCCCAAGATGAGCAAATTCCCATTATACCAGCCCTTGTTGTACAAACCTTACCCACCCAACTTAAAATGATTGGTTAAATAAAGCTGGCAACAGCCAATtactgggcgggggggggggatagagagGGGTGGAGTTTGAGATATCAGACTGGGGGTCATAGGTAGGAACCACaaggagaaggtggggagagagagagagagagagagaggaagaagaagaagaagaagaagaagaagaagaaggaggaggaggaggaggaggaNNNNNNNNNNNNNNNNNNNNNNNNNNNNNNNNNNNNNNNNNNNNNNNNNNNNNNNNNNNNNNNNNNNNNNNNNNNNNNNNNNNNNNNNNNNNNNNNNNNNNNNNNNNNNNNNNNNNNNNNNNNNNNNNNNNNNNNNNNNNNNNNNNNNNNNNNNNNNNNNNNNNNNNNNNNNNNNNNNNNNNNNNNNNNNNNNNNNNNNNNNNNNNNNNNNNNNNNNNNNNNNNNNNNNNNNNNNNNNNNNNNNNNNNNNNNNNNNNNNNNNNNNNNNNNNNNNNNNNNNNNNNNNNNNNNNNNNNNNNNNNNNNNNNNNNNNNNNNNNNNNNNNNNNNNNNNNNNNNNNNNNNNNNNNNNNNNNNNNNNNNNNNNNNNNNNNNNNNNNNNNNNNNNNNNNNNNNNNNNNNNNNNNNNNNNNNNNNNNNNNNNNNNNNNNNNNNNNNNNNNNNNNNNNNNNNNNNNNNNNNNNNNNNNNNNNNNNNNNNNNNNNNNNNNNNNNNNNNNNNNNNNNNNNNNNNNNNNNNNNNNNNNNNNNNNNNNNNNNNNNNNNNNNNNNNNNNNNNNNNNNNNNNNNNNNNNNNNNNNNNNNNNNNNNNNNNNNNNNNNNNNNNNNNNNNNNNNNNNNNNNNNNNNNNNNNNNNNNNNNNNNNNNNNNNNNNNNNNNNgagaggagaggagaggagaggagaggagaggagaggagagaatcagGAGAAGAGAatcaggagaagaagagagaacaggaggtcTCCATTAGTCATGATGGACCGGCACCATGTGTCTGAGTGAAATGCCTCCCAGGAAATAATTCAGGGAGACTCTAATAGCAAGTAGTTGGGAGCTCAGTTGGGGAAGTAGCCAGTCCAGCATTAGAGAATTAGATTAGGGGCAGTTCCCCAGTAATTAGGCACAGAGCCTAATAACTACATCATAGTTTGGGTCTTATTCATTTGAAGCTAGACAGGGATAAGCATCATTCATATTAATTTGCAAGTAGCCTTTTCTAAACGTTGTAGATAGTTTCTGCTTTGGAGGCCTGCAAATGCTGCTGTAGTTTAAAACTGAAATTgactaggaaaaagaaaatacaaagagacAAACCCGAACTATACAAAATTGGAATAACCCAtaagataaaattatttcagaTGAAATAATTATCTGCTGGTTATCTTGATACTCTTCATAAATGATACCATTAGGAACAGAAACTGTATGTAACATTGTAGAGGTACAGACATAGAGCCAATGTAAAATTCTCAAATGCAAGGTAGGAgtgtggcgggggtggggtggaggggggagagTTAGATAAAAGTGGCAAAGGTTTAAGCTGTTAATGCTGTTTATGGGTTTGCTAAAGCTTACTCTACAATTCTCTGCCTTGTACCTTTGAAAGTTTCTACAGCTAAAAGAAGTTTTAGACATGGTaatgtagctcatttggtagagtggTTGCCTAACttgcctgaagccctgggtttttATCACTCAGGAGACATAAACTGGGAGGGCTGGTGACACCTGCAACCCAAGCACTCACTCAGCAGGTGGAAataggagggtcaggagttcacaGTCATCGTTGGCTACACAGTGTATTCAAAGCCTTGACTCCAGGCAGCACTATcagccacacaaagaaacactgtctcgaaggGCGAGGTGGCACatgcattagggaggcagaggcaggccagcctggtctacaaagtgagttccaggacagccagggctatacagagaaaccctctcttgaaaaaccaaattcacccattatctttccacaaatacaccccttaaaagaaaaaaaaaaaaaaaaaaaaaaaaaggaagaaagaaacactgtctcaaaaaccacatatatatgtgtatatatatatgtatatattgtttataaatatatatcttaatATTCTTCCAAAAATAACTTTACCAAAGCGAATGGGGGTTATCGCAGGAATATCGCATGTGTGTTCAGCATGAACCAAGGCTCAATCctcggcacacacacacacacacacacacacacacaaaatcgcTTTGCCAGAAAGCtttttttattcatctttatgAAAAAGAATCATCTGCCCACTTCCCTCCTTGGCCCCCTTTGCCTTTCATTGCTATAACTTGATTGACAGGCTCACTATCCATTCAAGAGGGGCAGCCTTTGCCACAGCCCACAGTGATCAAAGCCGCCTGGGCTACTTATTAACAATGCTTGCCCCTGGGCTCCTCATACCAGGTCTACTGAGTCAGAATGTCATCCCCAAGGCCAATGAGCCTGCTCTTCAGTGGCATCCTCAGCTGACTGTCATGCGTGTTTGAGGACCATTGCTTTAAGGAACCTGCAATCGACCACAGACCCTCTATTCCTTGTGTCAACATCATCAACACACCAGTCTTTTAAAAATCGGCCCTCCCTCACTTGTACACAGATAGTACAGTG contains:
- the Lyg2 gene encoding lysozyme g-like protein 2, with translation MVPSLVFWGLIALIGTARGSYTHSVHSVNPHVHPRLYHGCYGDIMTMETFGAPCDINNLMNCGIHGSEMFAEMDLKAIKPYRILIKEVGQRHCIDPALIAAIISRESHGGAVLQNGWDHKGQRFGLMQLDKNMYHPIGSWDSKEHLLQSVGILTERIKAMKRKFPTWNTAQHLKGGLTAFKSGMETIVTPADIDGDLVDDVLARAKFYKRHGF